A window of Citrus sinensis cultivar Valencia sweet orange chromosome 7, DVS_A1.0, whole genome shotgun sequence contains these coding sequences:
- the LOC107176876 gene encoding uncharacterized protein LOC107176876, translating to MSNRKGKLIVDEDDEESGDSGLNVSIPTDFLGPSSNVGPSHGRDTLEYPRPLVVSSSLELELVGNRGGPTSGSGENHSSGGVEIPEGVGDGEGSSSGPSGPAKKRNLGHRVEADSYPIDYITCATTQTDLFKLRNLYDIPEEVLLVVPGKGDVPSRPPRGYVTMHLESFKLGARLPLQRYFAKILGGMHLAPGQLHPNGWRVLSAIFVLWERCGSEEPSLVEVKHLYQLRSSPREAVWYYFMSSSAKRKPITSFPSSCKNWKNKFFFAGGAWCPAARSLGGDIYLPTHFVTTESWGLIKGLEDRPLLQVETALLNASTCQDLLSPTNLVGSGLVDIAAGMDNKILSAISRKRGRAPSSSSNLPPPPKKSSVGPSKAPVPALPPPPPRKSGGEKTSDKSPEVSLQSRDRSSPLPSRDQGDYLSSYQKDYKRSVGPKMVKDIESMDLSELAASVQKVSFRLATMVSCYKIGSARHERKLQADNQELKKKAESADRSKEKVAELNKQLMELEEKVAIAKSTSSKLEGELGDLKSDLQATQSERDTLRTALEGEIKSLSDQLAEEKGKSADVDDRLDAEYNSGVAFSYKCIMSVLKEEYPELDMSKLESRVERYMTGAGQGDKEQDEQDEQDEQEQAEVPLNGEQEGEAGQRAFEVGQGSMPLPPDVADLPPPEVADHSPAEAVNPPNP from the exons ATGTCAAACcgaaaaggaaaattaattgttgatgagGATGATGAAGAATCAGGGGATTCAGGCCTCAACGTGTCAATACCCACCGATTTCTTAGGTCCCTCCAGTAATGTAGGTCCTTCCCATGGCAGGGATACCCTTGAGTACCCACGCCCCTTGGTTGTTTCTTCCTCTCTCGAACTAGAGCTTGTAGGGAATAGAGGTGGACCTACGTCGGGATCTGGTGAGAACCACAGCTCTGGTGGGGTTGAGATCCCTGAAGGAGTTGGCGATGGTGAGGGGAGCAGTTCCGGACCGAGCGGTCCTGCTAAGAAAAGGAATCTTGGCCATAGGGTGGAGGCTGATTCCTACCCTATTGATTACATAACCTGTGCCACCACCCAAACTGACTTATTCAAGCTTAGGAACCTCTACGACATTCCTGAGGAGGTTCTCCTTGTAGTTCCTGGGAAGGGTGATGTTCCTAGTCGGCCTCCACGGGGGTATGTGACAATGCACCTAGAGAGTTTCAAACTAGGAGCTCGGCTGCCCCTTCAGCGTTATTTTGCCAAAATATTGGGGGGTATGCACCTGGCCCCAGGTCAGCTACACCCGAACGGGTGGAGGGTTCTCTCGGCAATATTTGTGTTGTGGGAGAGGTGCGGGTCGGAGGAGCCTTCCCTTGTTGAAGTGAAACATCTGTATCAGCTGCGGAGCAGCCCAAGGGAGGCGGTCTGGTATTACTTCATGTCCAGTTCCGCAAAGAGAAAGCCAATCACTAGTTTCCCCTCCTCGTGcaaaaattggaagaacaaattcttctttgctggGGGAGCTTGGTGTCCAGCAGCTCGTTCGTTGGGTGGTGATATTTACCTTCCAACACATTTTGTCACCACAG AGTCGTGGGGTTTGATAAAGGGGCTTGAAGACCGACCTTTGCTTCAGGTGGAAACTGCTCTGTTGAACGCGTCTACCTGCCAAGACCTCCTGTCGCCAACAAACCTGGTCGGTTCGGGCCTAGTAGACATAGCCGCTGGAATGGATAACAAGATCCTCAGCGCGATAAGCAGGAAGCGTGGTCGGGCTCCGAGTAGCTCCAGCAACCTTCCCCCTCCTCCAAAGAAAAGCAGCGTCGGTCCCTCCAAGGCTCCTGTCCCTGCTCTGCCCCCTCCCCCACCCCGTAAAAGTGGTGGGGAGAAAACCTCCGACAAGAGTCCTGAGGTCAGCTTGCAGTCTAGGGACCGATCTTCTCCTCTTCCATCTCGGGATCAAGGTGACTACCTGAGCTCATATCAgaaagattacaaaagatCGGTTGGGCCCAAGATGGTGAAGGACATCGAGAGCATGGACCTCTCCGAGTTAGCTGCTTCTGTTCAAAAAGTCTCCTTCAGACTGGCCACAATGGTTTCGTGTTACAAGATCGGGTCCGCGCGTCATGAGAGGAAGCTTCAAGCTGATAACCaggagttgaaaaagaaagccGAATCTGCTGATCGGTCCAAGGAGAAGGTGGCCGAGCTGAACAAGCAGCTTATGGAGCTTGAGGAGAAAGTTGCGATTGCTAAGTCTACTTCCTCCAAGCTTGAGGGTGAGCTGGGTGATCTGAAATCCGATCTTCAGGCTACTCAAAGTGAAAGAGATACTCTGAGGACCGCCCTTGAGGGAGAGATCAAATCCCTGAGTGACCAGCTGGCTGAAGAGAAAGGTAAATCCGCTGATGTGGATGATCGGTTGGATGCTGAGTATAACTCCGGGGTTGCTTTCAGCTATAAGTGCATCATGTCTGTACTCAAAGAAGAATACCCCGAGCTCGACATGAGCAAGCTGGAATCTAGGGTGGAGAGGTATATGACTGGGGCCGGCCAGGGAGATAAGGAGCAGGATGAGCAGGATGAGCAGGATGAGCAGGAGCAGGCGGAGGTTCCTTTGAATGGGGAGCAGGAGGGTGAAGCTGGGCAGCGTGCTTTTGAAGTGGGGCAGGGGTCCATGCCTCTTCCTCCCGATGTTGCTGATCTTCCACCTCCCGAGGTAGCTGACCATTCACCTGCTGAGGCCGTTAATCCTCCTAATCCTTAG